Proteins encoded within one genomic window of Triticum aestivum cultivar Chinese Spring chromosome 2D, IWGSC CS RefSeq v2.1, whole genome shotgun sequence:
- the LOC123053767 gene encoding uncharacterized protein: protein MGLSVIAPPAGDSASPAHRRARRAFLVSNYMILGAASGCGFLTLSLRLVPSVDGFLLILLHALTVAAAVAGCAVIAAPDPPRGRVYTAHMSATVVVSILQGAAAVLAFSRTAEFLADGLRSYVREEDGAVILRMIGGLGIAIFCLEWVALALAFVLRYYAYVDRECGGNPMRRSAKVGGEDGAGNWPWPFQV, encoded by the coding sequence ATGGGCCTCTCGGTGATCGCGCCGCCGGCGGGCGACTCGGCGTCCCCGGCGCACCGCCGCGCGCGCCGCGCCTTCCTCGTCTCCAACTACATGATCCTCGGCGCGGCGTCCGGCTGCGGCTTCCTCACGCTCTCGCTCCGCCTGGTGCCCTCCGTCGACGGCTTCCTCCTCATCCTGCTCCACGCGCTCACCGTGGCGGCCGCCGTGGCCGGGTGCGCCGTCATCGCGGCGCCCGACCCGCCGCGGGGCCGCGTCTACACCGCCCACATGTCCGCCACCGTCGTCGTCTCCATCCTGCAGGGCGCCGCCGCCGTGCTCGCCTTCTCCCGCAccgccgagttcctcgccgacgGGCTCAGGTCCTACGTCCGCGAGGAGGACGGCGCCGTCATCCTGCGCATGATCGGGGGCCTCGGCATCGCCATCTTCTGCCTCGAGTGGGTCGCCCTCGCGCTCGCCTTCGTCCTCAGGTACTACGCCTACGTCGACAGGGAGTGCGGCGGCAACCCCATGCGCCGCAGCGCCaaggtcggcggcgaggatggcgccgGCAACTGGCCGTGGCCATTCCAGGTCTGA